Genomic segment of Cytophagia bacterium CHB2:
AAAGAATTGGTCGCAACGTGCCGTGTCACTGCGGTTCGGGGAAGAAATACAAAAACTGCTGTTTGCCCAAAGATCAAGCCACGCTCGGCCTTCCCAATCGCGCCGACATGCCGTACGCTCTGCGCATGAAGGTCGGCGTGCGTTATGACCCCGAAGCCCGCGGTTTTGTCGTTTTCGTTCACTCGTGGGGCAACATCGAATGCCGCGGCGAGCCGCAGGAATATCGCTATGACGAAGTCTTTGCGTGCGAGGAAGACGCCCTGCACTATTACAAAACCAAGATCGCCCCGGAGCTGAAACGGGTCATGGAACAAGGTGCCGCCCAGCAAAAGGGCACGGCATTCATTCATCGGCAATTGGAATGAGACAGATTCAATGAAACGGGAGCAATTCACAAAAGCAGGTGTTTCAAAATCGCCCTTTCATTGAGCCGCGAAATTATGTCACCACTTCGTGGTTTCATGAAGAAAAAAACGTCAAATGACTATAATCATGACATCCCTGCGGGATTTTCCGAGCCGACAATCCCGCAGGGATGAAATGATTATAGAAAGATAGCCCAAAAGAGCAGGATAAAACCCTGCAAGGGTGGCATATTTACTGTTGGGCGTGCTTGAGAGCATCTTCAATGTCAACGGCGCGCCCAAGCATGAAATCGTTTTTGTCTATGACGGCCGCTTTGTGGAGGAATCCGTCTACGCCCTGCCGGCATTGCATGGCCGTGAAGCGAACGGCGACCCGTTGCGCGCCACCTGGCGAGCGCTCGAGGCATTCGATGAAAATCATCGTCTGGCGCCGGAGGGGTTGCGGGTGTTGCTTTCATCAACTCAATAAGTTATCTTTTGCGTGCCGTGCAAAGATATCTTGTTGAAACGATCTCCAATACGCATGAGGCTATACGATGAAAGACTGGAGAAATTCTGAGGCAGTCGAACGCCATCCCGAGCGCGTCAGCGGTGCATGGGTGTTTCGCGGCACCCGGGTGCCCGTGTCTGCCCTTTTTGAAAATCTCAAGGATGGAGCCTCGATCGATCAATTTCTAACCTGGTTTCCCGGCGTTCAGCGTGCGCAAGTGGAAGCGATCTTGGATTATGAAATTGCGCAGCTAACCGAACCCCTCGACCAATGAGAATCTTATTCGATCAGGGCACACCAGCACCACTACGCCGATATCTTGCAGAACACGACGTCGATCTAGCTTATGAGCGGGGGTGGTCAAAGTTGTCGAATGGCGAGTTACTC
This window contains:
- a CDS encoding DUF433 domain-containing protein; protein product: MKDWRNSEAVERHPERVSGAWVFRGTRVPVSALFENLKDGASIDQFLTWFPGVQRAQVEAILDYEIAQLTEPLDQ